In the genome of Pseudomonas bubulae, one region contains:
- a CDS encoding MotA/TolQ/ExbB proton channel family protein codes for MNESMSSMIVPGVLWALVLFSVVSWALLLIKSSQYLRQKAQNSQFSKAFWAAPDLLTAAEHASQYPGALARIANSGFEAMIVDDSPRTTQQLAHTINRSDRLERNLRQQIQKERRALESGQAILASIGSTAPFIGLFGTVWGIMEALQTIGATGSASLETVAGPIGHALIATGVGIAVAVPAVLIYNFFLRRLKLASANMDDFAHDFDALAQRSAFAIDRQAISNKRTPVREAS; via the coding sequence ATGAACGAGTCTATGTCTTCCATGATTGTCCCCGGGGTGCTCTGGGCACTGGTGCTGTTTTCGGTGGTGAGCTGGGCCTTGCTGCTCATCAAGTCATCGCAATACCTGCGCCAGAAAGCGCAAAACTCGCAATTCAGCAAAGCCTTCTGGGCAGCCCCTGACCTGCTGACGGCGGCCGAACACGCCAGCCAGTACCCCGGTGCCCTGGCCCGCATCGCCAACAGTGGTTTTGAAGCCATGATTGTTGATGACAGCCCGCGCACCACCCAGCAACTGGCCCACACCATCAACCGCTCCGATCGTCTGGAGCGCAACCTGCGCCAGCAGATCCAAAAAGAGCGCCGCGCCCTGGAAAGCGGTCAGGCGATACTTGCCAGTATCGGCAGCACCGCGCCCTTTATCGGTCTGTTCGGCACCGTGTGGGGAATCATGGAAGCGCTGCAAACCATCGGCGCAACCGGCTCCGCCAGCCTGGAGACCGTGGCCGGGCCCATCGGTCATGCCCTGATCGCCACCGGTGTGGGGATCGCGGTCGCGGTACCGGCAGTGCTGATTTACAACTTCTTCCTGCGTCGCCTCAAGCTGGCCTCGGCCAACATGGACGACTTTGCCCATGACTTCGACGCCCTCGCCCAGCGCAGCGCCTTTGCCATCGACCGTCAGGCCATTTCCAACAAGCGCACCCCAGTGCGGGAGGCAAGCTGA
- a CDS encoding biopolymer transporter ExbD — MSFSTQDSDEVLSEMNVTPLVDVMLVLLVVFIVTTPMMTNAIKINLPKTDAVASAQKKDPVVVSVDQDGKFYLAKNEVAPELLEKSLQDVKAQDPEVRVQLQADEGVNYGQVAKAMASIERSGITKISVMTAR; from the coding sequence ATGTCTTTCTCAACCCAGGACAGTGACGAAGTACTCAGCGAAATGAACGTCACCCCGCTGGTGGACGTGATGCTGGTACTGCTGGTGGTGTTTATCGTGACCACGCCGATGATGACCAACGCGATCAAGATCAACCTGCCCAAGACCGACGCCGTGGCCTCGGCGCAAAAAAAGGACCCGGTGGTGGTCAGCGTTGACCAGGACGGCAAGTTCTACCTGGCCAAGAACGAAGTGGCCCCCGAACTGCTGGAAAAAAGCCTGCAGGACGTGAAGGCCCAGGACCCGGAAGTGCGCGTGCAGTTGCAGGCGGACGAAGGTGTCAACTACGGCCAGGTGGCCAAGGCCATGGCCTCCATTGAACGCTCGGGCATTACCAAGATATCGGTGATGACCGCCAGATGA